From the Psilocybe cubensis strain MGC-MH-2018 chromosome 6, whole genome shotgun sequence genome, the window AGGAAGCTATATCTTCCCACTCCTCGCTCTCCTCTCCCCATACCGCTCTCGCCCAAGACATATACCCGCCCACTACGAAATCCGCCCAGCATGGCGTAGCACCCATAATAAACGGGCCATTATTTTCTTCCGCTTCTTTGAACCATTTATCTGTTTTGTCCAAGCCGAGCTTCACCTTCGCCCATTCTGTGACCCGCTTCTCTCCCTTCGGTATCAGGTCCTCAAGCCTCTCTACCCTAAATAATTCCTTCCGTGTCCTGCGGAAATATTCCTGGCTTCGCGGATTAAGAACAGCACATTCCTCTGGGATCAGGAAGTTGAAGATGGGCTCCATATTCAGTGCGAATGCGCGTGCAAAGGGCGCCTGAACACCGGCAGTGTTGTGCGGGAAGATGTGTGGTTTGTTTGGATAGGTCCTGTCGAGGTACCTCGCGATATCGAACGAGTTGGAGAGGTATGTGTTTGTGGCAGGGTCGTGAATCGCTGGAAGGGTATATGCTGGTACTTTCTTCATGCCGCCCCTGCCATCAGGAATCTTCTTCGCCGACGTTGGAGGAATACCATGTGCTACGCAGTGCGCTTCGATGTCGGGGTACTCGATCCACTCTGTTCGATATGGGAGCCCTTTGAAATTGAGGCAGTACCTGCATAATGTACTCCTCCTGTGTACTCGTTTCCGCTGTAGATTTGTGCAGACTCACCTTGTTTTCCAGGTATTTGGGGACCATGCTTTTTGCGGGAGGCTCGAGGGGATGTCGAAGAATGCAATCCTCATATTCTTCATCGTCTACGTCAATGGTGGGTGTTGGATTAGATGAGTCAGGCTCGCGGGCTATTCGTGCCGGTATCCCGGTTGGTCACGCGTCACGGTAAGTCGGTTTGCCGAAAACCCAATGTGAACCGCTGCAGTGTTGAACTGGACGTTTCGTAGTGCTTTTTTACAAAAATCTCGTTACTATTGGATAACAGGATTTATCCTGGTACAAGATTAGGTTTTAACAGAATAGGTAACGGAGTGACGTAGTTCCCTGATCGACTGGACATTCATTTCCCTCGAAACTTAGACAACGGTCTCAAAATTTTGGAAATATTCACTATGAACTTTCCAACGACCACCATTCCACCATTCCACCTCTCTCCATTGATCACTCTCCTCTCCGCATATTTTCCTGACGTTGACCAGGAAGCTGGCTAGAACTATATCGGCCCATGAAGGAACATCGCCCAACAGAAATATGCctttcttttcgtttttgGAATACCAAGCATCTACTTGATCCAACCCGTCCTTGAAGGCTTTCCAATTTTCTGCAAAAGAAGTGGGAAGGGAGGAGCCGTGTTTGTTGATCATATATGCTGAGCTTACAGGGTTCAGCTTGGTGAGCACGGTTGGAAGTATGGCAGGGAAAACGCTCTTAACGTTATGGTATATGGCGTCGTTGAGTGCGGATTGGATTGCCAATGTGCCATTTGGAAATAGCAGTGGCTTATCAGGGTAAGTTTTATCCAGATACTGTGCTATGAGGATTGAATCGGAAATGTAGACACCAGTGCTTGGGTCGTGAATTGCAGGAACCGTGTAACGGGGACTTCCATCTGGTTTCTTACTGGCTGGGGGAACTCCTAACTTCTCAAACAGTGGCTCAACGTCAGGTAGTTCGACCCACTCCGTCTTATAGGGAATGCCTTTGAAGTTGAGGCTGAGCCTGTAGGAATAATCAATCTTAACTTGGAAGCCATCGATGTAATACTAACCGAGCCTTCCAGACGTTGTACGTCCAGGCCTTGTCCGGTAGAGTGGAAGGTATGTCATATAGAATGATGGACATCGTGTTCGTTTGTTGGTCAGGGCTTTTCAAAGGTGAGACGAGACGCTCTTATAGCTTTGCCGTACAATAACGGCATTTTCATTGAAAGACTAACTAAAATCATTCAGTCAACTTTGCATCTTCACCATTCTCTGATAACATAACACAGGTGTGCGTGTGTATATTTCTCATCATCAATTTGAAATACGCACCGTCATTTGCTCACATTGCTATTAGGACGCTAGTGGCCATATATTCAGGGCAGCCATGACAAGTGAGTCGCATTTCTCTGAATGTAGGCGAAAGAGGCAACTTGTGATCTGTGCCTGCTAGGCGGTCGTGTCTTTAATGCAATTGGAGAAATAACAGGCATTCTTCTGACATATCCATGATGGGCTGTTATCACCTACAATTAGGTCGATGATTTCAAAAACGCTGACCGCTCAGTGAGGTGTTGACGTTCAACTGTCAGCCTTATCTTTTACCATTGCAGATGGCTTCCTTTGTCCCTGCACAGTGAGACTCGGATAATCCGGTGCAACAACAATACTATAGGAGAAAGCACATGCACGAACCTATGTATCTGTTTTTTTCCGCTCAGGAAGCGCGAGTCTCGGTCTCGGTTTTCTATGGATGTAAAGTTCAGGGCATAAAGATCCTACAAGCTGGCGTCCGTCACCCATGAGGATTTTCTTTGGTATGTTTCACCAGTGTCTCCATGTCATAGTAGCATCTTGACTAAAGAACACCGTAAGCAAATAGAATAGTTACAGACACCTGACGATTTCCCCGCTGATAATGATTACCGTCGGTGTTCGGTTTTGCCGTAACGCTCTCTGTGGAACTTGCGCAATGAAAAGTCATCCTCTGTATCTCTACAACAGGCAAGCTCCATCCTGTATCAAAATAATTCTTGCTCATATTACACGCGGATAGTAACGACTACTCTTTTTCAGTCTTTAATGAATCAAACGTGGCTAAAATCTCTGAAACCTGAGGCAGTTCAGAAAGGCGTCAAGTTCCGTGACCGACCGGCAATCGCTTAACTATACCACAACCAGATAGGCACGGACTTCATCAATATGCAGAAGACGCCATGAATCTCGCTGGAGTCAATTGAGCAAACTTTCACATGCAAGACGGGACATGTGAGTTATTTTCGGGTTTTGATTTAGCGACAACTTTAGCGACAACAAAGTGAAGAGTATTTCTTATATGGAGGCATGCTTTGTCCTCAAAAACGGATGATACGTAATAGGGATTTTATTAGGTAGGCATTGGACGAATGAAGCTTTTTGGCTGGGGTGATGTGAAGGTATGTTCCTTTGAATTAAAATGAGAGCATCCCTGGGTACTACTTCATACCGAAGCTGATAGGCGCCCATGCTCATATGACATCATTGTATGGTGGAACGCGTGTATTTCCGAGTCGTTAAAATGAAGATCAACTAAACTATACTGCATTTAACGAGATGGTGAATGAATTTCTCTATGCGGCCAACGATGAATGATTTCTGTTTTGACCGACAAGAATACCAAATAATAAACCGTCCTGTAGGTTCAGATCATTCAATGCTTCTACTTTTTCAAATGACGGTTTCGTAGGCGCTGAAGTAGCCACTGAGTTCCTTCCATCGGCCATTGTTCCATGATTCCACCTCTCGCCATTCGCGACTCGCTTCCCCGAAAACTATTTTTACGTATACAAGTACGCTGGCCACCACAATATCAGCCCAAGACGGAGAATCTCCAAATAAAAATGTGCCTTTATCGCCATTTCTGGCGTACCATGTGTCGATTTGATCTAGTCCTTGCTTGAATGAATGCCAGTAGTCTTCAAAAGTTGGCTTTGGGGGTAAAGATCCATGCTTGTTGACCATATAAGTCGAACTGACATCATGTAGATTACTGAGAATAGTTGGGATCATCGCAGGTACGACTGCCTTAATGTGATAAAAGAAGCCATCGTTGAAGGCAGACTGGATTCCAAACGTTCCACTGGGGAATAGCAATGGTTTGTCTGGGTAGGTCTTATCGAGGTAGTCTGCAATGAGGATTGAGTCGGAAACGTATACGCCGGTAGATGGGTCGTAAATCGTTGGAACGGTGTAATAAGGACTTCCATCTGGTTGTGTACTCGATGGCGGAACACCTAGTTTCTTGAAAGTGGGTTCGATGTCGGGAAATTCGATCCAGTGGGTGGTGTAAGGAATACCCTTATAATTCAGACTGAATCTATTTTGACAATGAGCACGATTACAGGATATCGATTATTGCTAACAACTGACCTAGCTTTCCAAACATTATAGGTCCAAGCCTTCCGAGCTAGAGAAGAAGGTATATCATAGAGAATGATGgacattgaatattgaatattgaaatCTGATAATCGATCCAATAGTGGCCAAGGAAATACTTGGTTTGTTTTTGGTATGCACGATATCTCGCATAACGCAAAGCTCTCTTATAGTCTGACTAAAAGTATCTGGCGCGTCATAGTTGTTCTCAAAGTAGTCAGCCGTCCCTGATAACACATCGAAATGCTAGTATGCGTGAGCTCTGATTCTCACAGTCAGGCATTGACGGATACAAGATTTCTATTCGCCCAGAACTTTTTCGTCATATCCTCGTTGTTGCTATGGAAATGCAGTCACACTGTCATGGAAACACTTGATATTTGGCCACGGGCGCTGTGTCGCAGGTAATTAAGGCATAGATATTGGATTCTTTGTACTCATTGATTACTTAGCTTGATTCCTTAGCATCACCAGTCCAAAACACGTCTACTATACTTATTTACCACCATATCAATCTTTTGGGGTCCGTATATCCGCCTCAAGTTCTGTCAAGGTTTGTCCCAGCCTGGGTCATCATTCAAAAGTGGCTTAAACGTTCAACGGAGTGAGAATTGGGAGATGACAAGAGAAGAATATAGTTGAGTATAAATTGCAAAATGTGCTTGAGTACATAACTGAACCATAACTTTGATTATTCTAATGGTCATCAAACCGAAGTTTCCCAAGCTCGGTAGATTTCACTTCGACTTTTCCATCGTCCGTCATTCCAGCTTGTTATATCTTTCCATTCCTTGCTATCTTCTCTTACCACAATTCTGAGAAATGTTAGGACACTCGCCATCACTATATCTCCCCAAGACGGAATATCACCCAGCAGGTACGGCCCCTTTCCACCATCTCGCAGATACCAAGCGTCCATTTGGTTAAGTCCGTCTTCAAACGCTTTCCATTGCACATCTGTGTCTGGCTTTGGACCTTGTGACTGCCCTGAGCTTCGTGCTAGCATATGATCTGCCGAAGGAGTGTTTAACTTTGGGATGAGGGATGGACCTATAACGGAAAAAACCGGTTGCAGGTGATGGAAAACCGTATCGCTGAAGGAAGACTGCACGTCTAATGTGCCTTCCGGAATAAGGCGAGGCTTATCAGGGTATGTCTTGTCGAGATAGTCCGCGATGACGACGGAGTCCGAAATATAAACACCGGTTGAGGGGTCGTATATAGATGGAATGGTATAGAAAGGACTACCGTCCGGCTTGTTTTTAGAGGGAGGAATACCCAATTTTTTGTAGAGGGGCTCGATGTCAGGGAATTCGACCCAGTGAGTTGTGTACGGAATTCCCTTGAAGTTAAGAGTAAGCCTATTGTGTCAATGGTCAGGTTGAATTTTTCTTCGTGTAAAAGAATTATAACTTGGATATACCTGGTCTTCCACGCACTGAAGTTCCATGCTTTCTCAGGGAATTTGGATGGCGTGTCGTATAGAACGATAGTCATCGAATTAAGCTGGGAATGAGAGTTAACTATTCAATTCTCAGTTATGAAGTATTTAAATGATGAGGCCTTACGATATCCAGTGTTCTATAATTTCAATACGAGAGACTAATGACTCATACCACGGCTGATTATTAAGTAGAAGCTTTAGTACAGCCTTAGCTGGTTGACGTGAGACTGTTTTCCGGATAGCTTATCCAAAAAATTAACCTTTGACGTCTTCTTTGTTGCTGACTTTCTTCCCGCTCCATTGTATATTCTATATCTGAAAAACAAGCAACATCAACCTTTGAGATCGATAGGTCAACTCTTTATCACAGAAAATACTGATTACGATATATTTACTCTGACGAATCTCAAGGATTCTCGCTACCAGAGGATCAAAATTGAATAAAAGTCGAGGTGATTCAGGGTGATTTTAAGCGCCCAATGCAACATTCGTCACTCCATCAATTTCCTGCTATAGAATGATATCATCCAAACGCCGTTTGTGAAAATTAGGCCCAAATTTGAAATAAAATACCCTGTAAAAAATTAGGACGACTTCACGACTGCGAAGAGAAAAAGCAAACTACAGTCAGACTCACAGACATCACTGACGCACTCCAAATCTAACTCACTCGACAAATGAAACGACTTTTtctgttgatgttgattctTTATGCGGGCTCTGTAGCTGAGTAAGGACTGGAATAAATTTCCAAGCAGTGACTAAGAACCTCTAATTTGTAGCAAATTTATAGACTAAGCAACGACCATTAAGGGGAATTTTCCCAAGCACGGTAGACATCAATTCGGCCTTTCCATCGACCGTCGTTAAT encodes:
- a CDS encoding Glutathione S-transferase-like protein ustS encodes the protein MKKVPAYTLPAIHDPATNTYLSNSFDIARYLDRTYPNKPHIFPHNTAGVQAPFARAFALNMEPIFNFLIPEECAVLNPRSQEYFRRTRKELFRVERLEDLIPKGEKRVTEWAKVKLGLDKTDKWFKEAEENNGPFIMGATPCWADFVVGGYMSWARAVWGEESEEWEDIASWNDGRWKRFVEGLKKYEEIK
- a CDS encoding Glutathione S-transferase-like protein ustS, with the translated sequence MSIILYDIPSTLPDKAWTYNVWKARLSLNFKGIPYKTEWVELPDVEPLFEKLGVPPASKKPDGSPRYTVPAIHDPSTGVYISDSILIAQYLDKTYPDKPLLFPNGTLAIQSALNDAIYHNVKSVFPAILPTVLTKLNPVSSAYMINKHGSSLPTSFAENWKAFKDGLDQVDAWYSKNEKKGIFLLGDVPSWADIVLASFLVNVRKICGEESDQWREVEWWNGGRWKVHSEYFQNFETVV
- a CDS encoding Glutathione S-transferase-like protein ustS — encoded protein: MSIILYDIPSSLARKAWTYNVWKARFSLNYKGIPYTTHWIEFPDIEPTFKKLGVPPSSTQPDGSPYYTVPTIYDPSTGVYVSDSILIADYLDKTYPDKPLLFPSGTFGIQSAFNDGFFYHIKAVVPAMIPTILSNLHDVSSTYMVNKHGSLPPKPTFEDYWHSFKQGLDQIDTWYARNGDKGTFLFGDSPSWADIVVASVLVYVKIVFGEASREWREVESWNNGRWKELSGYFSAYETVI
- a CDS encoding Glutathione S-transferase-like protein ustS; translation: MTIVLYDTPSKFPEKAWNFSAWKTRLTLNFKGIPYTTHWVEFPDIEPLYKKLGIPPSKNKPDGSPFYTIPSIYDPSTGVYISDSVVIADYLDKTYPDKPRLIPEGTLDVQSSFSDTVFHHLQPVFSVIGPSLIPKLNTPSADHMLARSSGQSQGPKPDTDVQWKAFEDGLNQMDAWYLRDGGKGPYLLGDIPSWGDIVMASVLTFLRIVVREDSKEWKDITSWNDGRWKSRSEIYRAWETSV